A segment of the Salminus brasiliensis chromosome 5, fSalBra1.hap2, whole genome shotgun sequence genome:
TTAGTGCATAGTGCGTCATAGGTAGGCTTTGATTGATGTTGGTTGTTTGCATGGTATCCTGATTTGCCCATTTTTTTTAGGTTGGTTTAGCTTTGGATGCGCTCGGTCACTCTTACCAGCATGTTATTATCAGCCAGGTACACCAGGGTCCCCTGTGGCTGGTTTCACTGCATTCTGACAAAGTGACCAGCATCCAAACGCTGGCAGTGCCAATGTTCCATGTGGCTTTTGGGCAGTTTCCACCATCTACTAAAAAcgtagttccacactgcagacattCAACACCTCACCCTGTACACAGGCCCATTGTTCAGTTAGTCACCCTCATGATTGCAATTCTCTCATGATTAGCAGCAGTTTTACAGACCCTAAAAttgagccctgtgggactccacaaaagaCTCTGAACTGTtagcaaataattcatagtagtttttGCACCATGATTAAAAACATCATAATAAACCTAGTGTTGCCTGAAGTAAGCTTCAGACATGGTCCATCAATGCCACCTCTAGGACCCTGGTGTGAGCAGAAATGTGGTATATCTCCCCAAAAAGGACCAGAAGTTGATCTAGCCGAACTTGATCCACTGAAACGTGTCTTAATCTGGTCTAATGCTGATCATTCAGAACATTTTAGACCAAAACTTTGTTGATCTACACCATCAACCCCCTTCTGAACCAGCAGCAACGCTGCTGCTTCAGTGAACTACCTTCAATATCGTTGATTGTAACTCAAGGTCGTCCACTCACCGAGGACTCGCTGTCTCTGATGAGGAAGTCTCCCTCCGTGCCTCTCTGATTAAGAGCCACCTCTGCCTGGTGACGGGTCACCTTGCCGTAGTACCACTCCTTACCAGCGAAGCGGCCGCTCACCGAGGGCTCGATGTAATCGCAGTCGGGCGTGGGCGGTCCGGCCATGTTGCCAGAGTTTTGCGACTCCTGCAGCACGGTCACGTAGTTCTTGGGCACAAGGCCGACTTGCCCGTCAGCTTTGCGGCACTTCCACCACTCGGGGTCGTTTTCGGGCTTCTCCAGAACATCCATCACTTCACCCTTCTCGAAGTTCAGCTCCTCGTCGTTTCCCGAGCTGAAAGGATAGAGCGCCTGGACCGTGTGCAGTACCCGGTTCCCATTGGTGCTGTGAACCACGGCGGCCAGCTTCTCGGACAAACCCATTTCTCCGCTGGCCGAGCCGTCGGCGTCTTCCGTCACGTAGTTGGAGGGGAACCAGCCCGAGCGGCCGTTGTAGCTGCCTCTCCACCAGCCATCGCTGCACTTCTCCATGACGATGACCCGGGTGCCCTTAACAAGGGACAGCTCATCTTCCCGCTCGGCCGTGTAGTTGAACTTCACCAGCGCTGGCAGGTTCAAGTCATACAAGCGCTCGCCATTGTCAGCGTAAAAGTCCGCATCTGCGCTTGACGCTGTTTCCCTCATCCCGGTTTTCCGCTTCACCTTCCCGATCCCTGGAGACACATTTACAAAAGCGTTATTCGAAATCCTCAAACTATTTATCTGGGACTTGGATTCAAACAGATGAGAAATCTCTACTAAATTTGAGTGCTTATACATGCTGTACCCAAAACCAAACAAGCTCGGAGCTTTTCTCAAGAAGCCTTGAGGCTGTTACAGAAATTCCTGGGGCTAGATTCTAGACACGAGTGTGAAAACCCACTAGGAACGCTGTATCTTCTGAGCTTCTTTCATACCTGGAGGCTCCAGTAATTCTCAAAATATTTCAGGTGCCATAATGTCACACTAGACTTAAATTCAGCCTGCTGAATACTGCTGAactgctataaaaaaaaaaaaaaaatgataaaaagtaGTCGTCGTCTCGCCATTGTTTACACTAGGCCAAGGGCAATAAAGCTTCAGGCACCGTTTTCTCACCCACTTATCGCTGGCTGTGTGAACACTGGACTGCTGTCGGTCTTCACTACAGAGCAGAAAAATTGCTGATGTGGCACTTTCCCGTTCGTGTTCAGTAGCAGGGCTCTTACTGCTAATATCTTCGGCTTCGGAGTCCCACCAGggtctattttagggcctatggaACTGATggtaattatgacagtaatgccATGATAAAAGTGAAGAGGTGTGGGCTACAGGGTCTAAGGGGCTGATGAAGCTATACTGACAACCCCCATCACCCAACCacccaaaaaataataataataataaaaaaaaagatctgatcTGGCACTTTCCAGTTCGTGTTCGGTAGCAGTGCTCTTACTGATTCACTGGGAGGGTCGCTAGCTGGTCACAAAGCAGCCTTGGGTTAAGCGGACCTCAAGATCGCTAGAATCTTTAGTAACGTCTATGAATCTGAGAATCTGGCACCTGGGTACCTGGGTCTTTGACTGCAAGCTAATAAACTTGTGTAACCGACTGTGAAGCAAAACAAATGATTCGAGGTACTGAGAAACCCAAACAGACGACCTTCTGCAGAGCGCTCGAATACCCGAGGCCGCGACGTTAGGAACCCGACTATCTCAGCGTGAAGAAAGCTTCAGTAAATCACAGCAGCATACCACCATGCTTTAGTCAGGAACATCAAAGCAACCTCGAGAAGCATTCAATGATGTACCCTTATGCTGGAGATCAGAGCAGTTTTGCTCCTTCTGCAGGTATCGTGTTGCAGGCCATGAACAGAGACTGCACAGTTAGAAGCGGGACAGTGTAATTAGCGGCAGGGTCATTAGGAATGTGCACTAGCATGCTCACACGGTTTAGCAAAGCACCTTAAATACAATACACAAAGGACGTAATTACGCATCAGCTTATCCTTTTAACCAATAAGACTCCCGTTCACCGTTCATCTGCAAGAACAGACCCCTGGGGGAAAGTGAGGCGGAAGGGATAGTTAAACCTTTGGTGGCAGCTAATGTTGCCAGATACCATGAAGTCGTCACACTTGGCAGCTGGTTAAACCTAGTAGTAGTTCCCAGACTGCTCAAATAACTACACCATGTCAAGACTTCAGCTAAGcctcactgcagttcacattcaCATACTTAAGCATTAAACTCCTCATACTCTGTACATACACAGTTCTTCAGCCTCATAACTGCAATACTGATATAATTAGCACCAGCgtcatagaccctaaaatagaaccctgtgggacgccaaaaaaaaaataataataaaaaatgctgTTACCAACTAATTCGTAGGCGTTTCTGTATCGTGAATAAAAACAGAATAATAAAATTACAATGAACACAAAGGTAAACAGCAAGTAAACCAAATACTCCAATATAATCACTACCTTAAGACTAACGTTAGGCCATTAATCTGCAATAGCCTGATGAAAATTTTGGCTTGTTAGCCAACTCTGGCACATTTACACTGATGTGGAAACTGAAAtcttaaggtaaaaaaaaaattaattaaaataattaattgattcaaaaaatcaattatttatttaaataattgaaattaaactccacacacacaccatgagcTCTTCaagcatctgtctgtctgtctgcatccATGTTGAGACATGGGTGATCAAAATAGGGCAATGCCAGTCATCTCTATACCCAGAAGGAATTGTGGTTTGCTACAGGCAATGGCAGGCAGGATGCGAGAATGAGAACTTGTCCAAACACATGTTTCAGGGCACTGAAGTCTGtattctctttctctgctcACTGTGAACAGTAGCAAACTGCTCATGCCTACTCCAGAGTGGTATTCAGTCAGCAGCAGGAGTCGAAACAGCAGGAGTTATGAGCAGGAGtctgcaataataataaaaccctGAATGCTGCATTAATAAACAACTCAACGGCATTCATTTCTGTTTCCTAACTAGGCAAGAGAGAAGATTCATGATGTGGAGATGCTTGAACTACAGTAAAACAACAGTCATCTGCTTAACCCTAGCTTTATTAATCAGTTTATAATCCTTGGACAGAAAGAATTGAGATCAACAGGTTCATATAGCATAGATTACCTTGTGGAGTCCCACCAGggtctattttagggcctatggaACTGAtattaattatgacagtaatgccATAATAAAAGTGAAGAAGTGTGGGCTACAGGGTCTAATGGGCTGATGAAGCTATACTGACAACCCCCATCACCCAACCAcccaaatataataaataaattattaaataaataaataataaaaaaagacttaATACTTAATGATCGGTTTCCTGTCTTATTCAGTGCATCAGTCCAGTTCTGTATAGACACCCACAGCTCTGAGCATCACATGGGTGGTCTAATTTTACTACTGCAGTATTGTGAAATTCACTGGGAATGTCTCTCACACAATGCGTGTCACTGGAATGATTACCACACCCACCATCATTATTTGCAGGGAGAGAAGGAACGGTGGAGGGGGAAGAGGGAGTGTGGGAGTGGTGAAAGAGCGTACGAATGAGTGTCAGGGCGGGGTCCGCTAGCAATGCCAAGGATTCCGCCCTGTCACATCACGTTAGGTCAGGCCAAGTGGGCCGGGTCGGAGGATTACTGGGAAAACATCGGGGCCCTAGGCCTCCGCGACACGTTGCTGGGCTTGGCAGGCGTGTCTGAATGGTGTTACCATGAAGGAATGTCCACTTGGCAGTGAGGTGCTCTCTGGCCCGGTCAAGAACACCAGGACTGGAAGGAGTATTAAACTCATTTGCTTCTCGTTCTGAGGGGGGATACAGTCATATGTGGCAAGCGCTACTCCTACATACTGCAGGTGGTCCACCTGCCCGATTTCCACAAGGACGTCTAGTCCTACTGTATTGAATTGAGTGGATGAACACAACAGTGGGTCCGTTATTCAAGCAAGCCCTCGTAGGAAGAGGCATTAGCTTCAGCCAAGCTAGCTGATATTCAAAAGAGACTATTGTGTAACCCTGCTTCATTCTTTTGCATAACTTAgtaaccaaacacacacacacacacacacacacacacacacacacacacacacacacacacacacacacgtgcagcTCACCACCGCCGATCTGCGGCCAATGTAACTTTGTACCAGCAgaccagcactgcactggatgTGTACCCACCCTGGACAGATCAAGGCCGACTGTGCCATCTCGGTGccttggctgccgatggcaTGACCAGCTCCctaacgcaatcaaatcctcacagcaatgctcttccaattTCTAGAAGGCCTTCtcccctagacagtagagacagtcactccaacaaaagcaggattaatacccttcatttcaaAAGTAAccaagaatgagcaggtgtcccaatacttttgtccatatagcgtaccCTGCAGATGCTCTAAACAAGGTAGTCCCTCTACGTTTTCTAAATGTTTATGATCCAGTGTGGATATTGCAGATCAGTAGATATGTACACAAGCAATAAGGAACAGCGACATCAGGCCACGATTCCGATATCTTCGGTATTCTTACTGGAAAACTGGAAATCTGGAAATCCTGCAACACAAAACGACTTGTGTATGCCAGCTGAAATGGAAGTAAAGTACGACTCCACGGGCTAAAGGTCAAATGAGTGGAAAGTGAAAAGCCATTTGCTGATCCATCCCGCTTCTCATTTGCCTATCAGCCCTCTTGATTAAGATGATTCACCCGGAGCTTCCTGACAGTCCACAACCAACTGCTTTGCATTCCAAATTCTCTTAAACCAGGTCATTTGCCTCGGACGTAAAGCTCCGGGTGGCTGTTGTAAATGGATGTTCGGATGTTCCAGGTGGGAGAGGACGTACCAGTGTGTATACAGCGTTATCTGGGGTTTTAAAAGGTGTGCTGGATCTTGTTGGCTCCGGGCGTATAAACTCTCACGCGCTGCAGATGAAGGTTGAGTCTCGGGGCAAAAGAGAAACACGAGAAACAAGTACTGACCGGGCTCATCAGTCCAaatcagcaacacacacacctacactcatCCAAACTGGAATTTGGGCCCatggcaccaaattctgaccccatcatcatcatcatcatcatcatcattattattattattaaattgagattcatcagaccggCCTACGTTcctccagtcttcaactgtccaggtCTGGTGAGCTcatgtccactgcagcctcagctttgtgtTCTTGGCAGACGtggctgttgtagctcatccacctcaaggttggacgtgtCGTGCATTCAGAGAGGCTGTTCTGCTTTTCACCGCAGTTGTACAGCGTGGTTCTCGGACTTACTGCAGCCCTTCTCTCAGCTCCAAGCAGTCAACTGGCCATTCTCTGCTGACCTCTCTCATTAACAAGGCATTTCCATTTGCATGAAAAGGCCGCATTGTACTACGCTATacgtccagatgtttgtggacagcatTCCgcaactttaagctgcacccattgctgacacagatgtgcaaatacacacaaacacagctcgtctagtccctgtagagaagcaccgccaataaaataggaataAATAAGAACCTATTGTCAGCAGGGgcgggctaaaggggtataaagcccccagcattgagctgtggagcagtgttctctggaacgatggacGGTGCTctagccaatacttttggaatgggCAGGGTagttgggggatgaggtggagtgatcagccaacatcctgacctcataaACGCTCTTGGTGCTGAATGACCCGAGTGGTCCAGCCGAATGAGGCAcggtcactatgatcagaggatcacaGGTTCGAATTCTGGTcttgctgctagccatcagagtacaattggccttgctctctccagggtgggtagatggcgccctctccccacatcaccccAGTGCGACGCTGGCCaacactggcgtctgctggccgatgcGTCGGAGCGGGCGGGTCGGTTGCAccggcggcagttcgaaaaagagCCGTTGGGGGCTGCACACGtgtcggagggggcgtgtgCTGGTCTGCACCCTCACTAGTGTCAGGAATACTGCACGCAATTGTGGGGAGAATACGTACAGGCTGGGTAATTGgcaattggggagaaaatgggttcAAAATGATATTAACATGataaacctcacagcaatgctccagtaGATCTAGTAGATCAtccccctggacagtagagatcgCTACGCCAACACaatcaggataaactctctTTTATATACCCATGACCTCAGTggaaacaataaacaagcaggcgtccctatacttttgtccattgacTATCTTTGTTATGCCATACTGTTCACTTCTAGTTGATCAGCGTTTATAGATTTCGCTCATTAAACCATGAGGAAAACAAGGGACTGTACAGGCCTTAACACACTACGTCAGCGCTACCTTCCTTTGGACTTCCTGAGCCGGCGATGCTCGGGAAGGAAGCCATGTTGCTTGATGAGGCCAGACGTAAGCCTGAGCTCCCACATGAATCCTGTTGATTTCTCTCTTCCTCACCAGCTTCACTTCTTTCGCCACTCAATCACAGCTCATAAACCTGACACTGACTGGTCGCCGTACGGGCCGTGCACAAAAGCAGTCCTCAGCATTCCCTGCCCATGCAAGCTGGGGTCTTCTTTGTCTGTCCAGCAGCTCTTGCTGTGTGGACTTCCCCTACATTTCACAGCCTTTCCTCCTAGCAAATAACATGCGCTGCAGGCTAGCTTAGATTGGCCACTTCCCTTGGGCTGATCTTCCCATTGTTCTCTGATACGGCAGAGCAAGTGTGCTCCGTTACAGGGGCCAAGATTCCACTCACTTCCACATACGTGCACACCCAGAAAGGCTGGATTTGAAAAAGGCCCACGTACACCTACACTCACCCAAACAGTAATTTGGGTCCATGGCACCAAACTCTGaccccatcatcatcattcttaTTAAACTGAGATTCATCAGACTGGCCTACGTCcctccagtcttcaactgtccaggtCTGGTGAGCTcatgtccactgcagcctcagctttgtgtTCTTGGCAGACAGAAGTGGACCCTGAGGTGGTCTTctgtctgctgttgtagctcatccacGTACATCCAAGTACTGACCGGGCACTTCAGTCCAaatcagcaacacacacacacacacacacctacactcacCCAAACAGTAATTTGGGTCCatggcaccaaattctgaccccatcatcatcatcatca
Coding sequences within it:
- the nck1b gene encoding SH2/SH3 adapter protein Nck1 isoform X1; the encoded protein is MTEEVIVIAKFDYMAQQDQELDIKKNERLWLLDDSKSWWRVRNATNKTGFVPSNYVERKNSARKASIVKNLKDTLGIGKVKRKTGMRETASSADADFYADNGERLYDLNLPALVKFNYTAEREDELSLVKGTRVIVMEKCSDGWWRGSYNGRSGWFPSNYVTEDADGSASGEMGLSEKLAAVVHSTNGNRVLHTVQALYPFSSGNDEELNFEKGEVMDVLEKPENDPEWWKCRKADGQVGLVPKNYVTVLQESQNSGNMAGPPTPDCDYIEPSVSGRFAGKEWYYGKVTRHQAEVALNQRGTEGDFLIRDSESSPNDFSISLKAQTKNKHFKVQLKDNLYCIGQRKFGSMEELVEHYKKAPIFTSEQGDKLYLIKALAAS
- the nck1b gene encoding SH2/SH3 adapter protein Nck1 isoform X2, translating into MDMANLFKHIFRIGKVKRKTGMRETASSADADFYADNGERLYDLNLPALVKFNYTAEREDELSLVKGTRVIVMEKCSDGWWRGSYNGRSGWFPSNYVTEDADGSASGEMGLSEKLAAVVHSTNGNRVLHTVQALYPFSSGNDEELNFEKGEVMDVLEKPENDPEWWKCRKADGQVGLVPKNYVTVLQESQNSGNMAGPPTPDCDYIEPSVSGRFAGKEWYYGKVTRHQAEVALNQRGTEGDFLIRDSESSPNDFSISLKAQTKNKHFKVQLKDNLYCIGQRKFGSMEELVEHYKKAPIFTSEQGDKLYLIKALAAS